One window of the Entelurus aequoreus isolate RoL-2023_Sb linkage group LG18, RoL_Eaeq_v1.1, whole genome shotgun sequence genome contains the following:
- the tmem131l gene encoding transmembrane protein 131-like isoform X4, which yields MAGPQDFHQGSYCHRKTWINVLLGILQLLLPCVQHGGAQRQALSQMSTSVVEVWQPEEADTLVSLQVDKGPRKDGLPLEDSSSLYNMENGRPLHFQPAALEFGNQLLGLPRAETIYIHNPSPEVPVTLLSMFTSSRHFHIPSYHRRVIPPRAKTSFKLIFLPSEEGNVENTLFINTSAHGLLSYQVFGVGVHQGSLKSVQRKDSLLIFPHIQSIKLTQTQEDVSNITILGLLLECSLPKSFFINHQGSCLQSDERLSLQINLSARGDQPADLDKLKPYVIEHILLLLVVPAAGQAALEPKIGVHMQNSGSKRLYVKDMQVLSKMDANLQFNRVLLRSEAKNFTEVATLTCRGSMPGQGSKCVSHISLRVLGNQTTHNFAGLHITHRWSTEDLSSLFQVKQKTTEQVELWLTNPFVLPLTVTGASLSQKLHGVMKVVNFHSPLTVPQGCWHILSLKLFNRMLPTSPSFTLSLYTKLGAAMHIPLYFHATPAKGDLVFESERECLRPCPVKLSETGRSEWQRTLLPDFSRSSWAVDNKLVAELCSRWQNHDDKLPCRWPRLTVETSSPLDFGATPINESKIKTFLLKNPSSSVVSVEIQILSLYPSPLGALDLLTKWFNISPLAVNISTAEFSLLPATPKASENVEVLRGEGILRLLLQPWESREVAVVFTPSEHKPTTTILVIRNNLTVFDMVAVKGHGAKELLRVGGKLPGPGASLRFNVPQSTLMECRDGLRHNKPLFAIRKTFKVENAGELPLTVVSMNVNGYKCQGFGFEVLQCDSFSLEHNTSSEITIAFTPDFTSSWVIRDLVLVTSRGTSFPFTLNVTLPHHMLPLCAQVVPGPSWEESFWVVTLIFTCVSLFGVCLMAFHQAQYILTEFSMPAIRNNHTSTLSRDNGPVNNITPNGVNKTKGSCKSYVDTCHTSDKGKGRGSPALSNSPAQRPQSSKKGSSGTTSQPQKKHKVSLYYSNYKPSAATAAAPDDDHEDLLPEPPLTPDSDICNNNRPAFMDSETVDKKVDFKAPIEDKVPAAVMFPMEMPAGFPENVRLSPGPRPGLLVCKPVEMSHIARYEPTVVHCEQRASAEIELREDGKVLKKKSANADTASSNNNNNKGKRSRRKTESVSSAPEQKVQALPEREREPDWNTAGRNLPMSRNRNRCCNAPTSETPKPGQCADNSARQNGPCPARSRRKCATDRRGGAMCESGSDSGSSSGSVRASRGSWGSWSSASSMEGDKEGRHACTTSARKRDSVQHSIYTAERDSCQAVNANYKVLSAYRKDQCQSPDPAAFSFAPSFAAVAAGVERNADLTGYYLPEETWSAPSVPLTNEFRYNTPEVLPFIPQPTSPRSYNGFAWRSANSPYTYCEEGNYIGPAGNAPFSGGFTQQEVQNVPGSQASWSEQHPQESPSTWDSAACVGTKPYFSGTRSLSPMSSLFGSIWTPQSSPYHPSHYQHERSAPMSPVTPPHSPLGREAEATCGGGAGIQYSSFNPFGPHMNLDIWNSSSNRSSNSQLSNDSGYCGDV from the exons CTCCTCTCTATATAACATGGAGAATGGGAGGCCGTTGCATTTTCAGCCTGCAGCGTTAGAGTTCGGAAATCA GCTGCTGGGGCTGCCGAGAGCTGAaaccatatatatacacaaccccAGCCCGGAAGTTCCTGTGACGCTACTGTCAATGTTTACATCCAGCAGGCACTTTCACATACCATCCTATCACAGAAGG GTGATCCCACCCAGAGCGAAAACATCTTTTAAACTAATTTTCCTCCCATCCGAGGAGGGCAACGTAGAAAACACGTTATTTATAAACACGTCAGCTCACGGGCTGCTTTCATATCAG GTCTTTGGTGTGGGAGTTCACCAGGGCTCATTAAAGTCTGTCCAAAGAAAGGACAGCCTGCTAATATTCCCTCACATCCAGAGCATTAAGTTGACCCAAACTCAG GAAGATGTGTCCAACATCACCATACTGGGTCTACTCCTGGAGTGCAGCCTACCGAAGAGTTTTTTCATCAATCATCAG GGGTCCTGCCTCCAGAGTGACGAGCGCCTCAGCCTGCAGATTAATCTGTCGGCTCGTGGTGACCAGCCTGCTGACCTGGACAAGCTCAAGCCTTACGTCATTGAGCACATCTTGCTGCTGCTGGTGGTCCCTGCTGCTGGACAGGCTGCATTAG AACCAAAAATAGGAGTTCATATGCAAAATTCCGGAAGCAAAAGACTCTACGTTAAG GACATGCAGGTTCTATCCAAAATGGATGCCAATCTGCAATTTAACAGAGTTCTTCTGAGATCGGAAGCAAAGAACTTCACAGAAGTGGCGACCCTCACTTGCAGAG GTTCAATGCCAGGTCAAGGAAGCAAGTGTGTCAGTCATATCAGTTTAAGAGTCTTGGGGAACCAGACAACCCACAACTTTGCTGGATTACATATCACGCACCG GTGGAGCACGGAGGACCTGTCCAGCCTTTTCCAAGTGAAACAGAAAACGACAGAGCAGGTGGAACTGTGGCTGACAAACCCCTTCGTTTTGCCGCTCACGGTGACGGGTGCAAGCCTTTCACAGAAGCTGCATGGCGTTATGAAG GTGGTGAACTTCCACAGCCCGCTGACCGTTCCCCAGGGCTGCTGGCATATTCTGTCCCTCAAACTGTTCAACCGAATGCTGCCCACCAGTCCCTCATTCACGCTCAGTTTATACACCAAGCTGGGCGCCGCCATGCACATTCCTCTTTACTTCCACGCCACTCCTGCCAag GGAGATTTGGTGTTTGAGTCGGAAAGGGAGTGTCTGCGTCCTTGTCCGGTCAAGTTGTCCGAAACAG GTCGCTCAGAGTGGCAGCGCACGCTCCTGCCAGACTTCTCTCGTTCATCCTGGGCGGTGGACAACAAGCTGGTGGCGGAGCTCTGCTCTCGGTGGCAGAACCACGATGACAAACTACCTTGCAG ATGGCCCAGACTCACTGTGGAGACGTCGTCCCCCCTTGATTTTGGTGCTACGCCCATCAACGAAAGCAAG ATAAAAACGTTTCTGCTGAAGAACCCTTCTTCCTCTGTGGTTTCTGTGGAGATCCAGATTCTCTCCCTGTATCCCTCCCCACTGGGGGCGCTGGACCTTCTCACCAAATG GTTTAATATCAGCCCCCTCGCGGTCAATATCAGCACTGCAGAGTTCTCCCTGTTACCTGCGACCCCCAAG GCGAGTGAGAACGTGGAGGTCCTGAGAGGGGAGGGGATCCTGCGTCTGCTGCTGCAGCCGTGGGAGTCCCGAGAGGTCGCCGTTGTTTTTACTCCCTCTGAACACAAACCCACCACCACCATCCTGGTCATCAG gAACAATCTGACCGTGTTCGACATGGTGGCGGTGAAGGGTCACGGGGCCAAAGAGCTTCTCAGAGTCGGGGGCAAACTACCCGGGCCGGGGGCCTCCTTGCGCTTCAACGTCCCTCAGTCCACCTTGATGGAGTGTCGAGACG GCCTGCGCCACAACAAGCCGCTCTTCGCCATCCGCAAGACGTTCAAGGTGGAGAACGCCGGAGAGCTGCCGCTAACCGTCGTGTCCATGAACGTCAACGGTTACAAGTGTCAGGGCTTTGGCTTTGAGGTGCTGCAGTGTGACTCCTTCAGCCTGGAGCACAACACCTCGTCTGAGATCACCATAGC GTTCACTCCCGACTTCACCTCCTCCTGGGTCATCCGGGACCTTGTCCTGGTGACGTCGCGCGGCACCTCCTTCCCGTTCACCCTCAATGTGACGCTGCCGCACCACATGTTGCCCCTGTGCGCTCAGGTGGTCCCTGGCCCCAGCTGGGAGGAGTCCTTCTGGGTGGTCACGCTCATCTTCACCTG CGTGTCTTTGTTTGGTGTATGTCTGATGGCCTTCCATCAAGCCCAGTACATCCTTACCGAGTTCTCCATGCCTGCTATAAGAAACAACCACACCTCCACGCTGTCCCGGGACAACGGCCCCGTTAATAACATCACACCCAATGGCGTAAA TAAAACCAAGGGTAGTTGTAAGAGCTACGTGGACACCTGCCACACCTCTGACAAAGGTAAGGGGCGTGGCTCCCCGGCTTTGTCCAACAGCCCCGCCCAGCGTCCTCAGTCCTCCAAGAAGGGCTCTTCCGGCACCACCTCCCAGCCCCAAAAGAAGCACAAGGTTTCGCTGTATTACAGCAACTACAAGCCCAGCGCAGCCACGGCAGCGGCACCGGACGACGACCACGAGGACCTGTTGCCGGAGCCACCCCTGACCCCAGACTCCGACATCTGCAACAACAACAGACCAGCGTTCATGGACAGCGAGACAGTGGATAAAAAAGTGGACTTTAAAGCACCCATAGAGGATAAAGTGCCAGCAGCTGTTATGTTTCCCATGGAAATGCCTGCTGGTTTTCCCGAAAACGTCCGGCTCAGTCCAGGACCTCGACCAGGCCTGCTGGTGTGCAAACCTGTGGAGATGAGTCACATCGCGCGCTACGAGCCCACCGTTGTCCACTGTGAACAACGGGCCAGCGCCGAAATAGAG TTAAGGGAAGATGGCAAAGTCCTGAAAAAGAAATCAGCAAATGCCGATACAGcaagtagtaataataacaataataagggaAAGAGGAGTCGCAGGAAGACTGAAAGTGTCTCAAG CGCTCCTGAACAAAAAGTTCAAGCGCTTCCAGAAAGAGAGCGAGAACCCGACTGGAACACGGCGGGCCGTAACCTGCCGATGTCCCGCAACAGGAACCGCTGCTGCAACGCCCCCACGTCTGAGACGCCAAAGCCCGGACAGTGTGCCGACAACTCTGCCAGACAAAATG GCCCCTGTCCCGCCCGCAGTCGCCGAAAGTGCGCCACCGACCGGCGCGGCGGCGCAATGTGCGAGTCGGGCTCGGACTCGGGCAGCTCCTCGGGCAGCGTGAGGGCCAGCAGGGGGAGCTGGGGCAGCTGGAGCAGTGCCAGCAGCATGGAGGGAGACAAAGAGGGCAGACACGCCTGCACTACCTCAGCTAGAAAAA GGGACTCAGTGCAGCACAGCATCTACACAGCAGAGCGAGACTCCTGCCAGGCTGTTAACGCCAACTACAAAGTCCTCAG TGCTTACCGCAAAGATCAGTGCCAAAGTCCAGATCCCGCAGCATTCAGCTTCGCTCCGAGCTTCGCCGCCGTCGCCGCAGGAGTGGAGCGGAACGCGG ACCTGACAGGTTACTACCTGCCTGAGGAGACGTGGTCGGCCCCCTCTGTGCCGCTCACCAATGAGTTCAGATACAACACCCCTGAAGTGCTGCCCTTCATCCCTCAGCCGACGTCGCCCAGGTCGTACAACGG GTTTGCATGGAGAAGTGCCAACAGTCCTTACACGTACTGCGAGGAAGGAAACTACATCG GTCCTGCAGGAAACGCACCTTTCTCGGGAGGTTTCACCCAGCAGGAGGTCCAAAACGTCCCCGGCAGTCAGGCCAGCTGGAGCGAGCAGCATCCCCAAGAGTCGCCTTCCACTTGGGACTCTGCGGCCTGTGTTGGCACCAAG CCGTACTTCTCAGGCACCCGCAGCCTGTCGCCCATGTCCAGCCTCTTTGGCTCCATCTGGACGCCGCAGAGCTCCCCGTACCACCCCAGCCACTACCAGCACGAGCGCTCAGCCCCCATGTCGCCCGTCACGCCGCCTCACTCCCCACTAGGGCGAGAGGCGGAGGCGACGTGCGGCGGGGGCGCCGGCATCCAGTACTCCAGCTTCAATCCGTTCGGCCCTCACATGAACTTGGACATTTGGAACTCCTCCTCCAACCGCAGCTCCAACTCGCAGCTCTCCAACGACTCGGGCTACTGCGGCGACGTTTGA
- the tmem131l gene encoding transmembrane protein 131-like isoform X1 gives MAGPQDFHQGSYCHRKTWINVLLGILQLLLPCVQHGGAQRQALSQMSTSVVEVWQPEEADTLVSLQVDKGPRKDGLPLEDSSSLYNMENGRPLHFQPAALEFGNQLLGLPRAETIYIHNPSPEVPVTLLSMFTSSRHFHIPSYHRRVIPPRAKTSFKLIFLPSEEGNVENTLFINTSAHGLLSYQVFGVGVHQGSLKSVQRKDSLLIFPHIQSIKLTQTQEDVSNITILGLLLECSLPKSFFINHQGSCLQSDERLSLQINLSARGDQPADLDKLKPYVIEHILLLLVVPAAGQAALEPKIGVHMQNSGSKRLYVKDMQVLSKMDANLQFNRVLLRSEAKNFTEVATLTCRGSMPGQGSKCVSHISLRVLGNQTTHNFAGLHITHRWSTEDLSSLFQVKQKTTEQVELWLTNPFVLPLTVTGASLSQKLHGVMKVVNFHSPLTVPQGCWHILSLKLFNRMLPTSPSFTLSLYTKLGAAMHIPLYFHATPAKQGDLVFESERECLRPCPVKLSETGRSEWQRTLLPDFSRSSWAVDNKLVAELCSRWQNHDDKLPCRWPRLTVETSSPLDFGATPINESKIKTFLLKNPSSSVVSVEIQILSLYPSPLGALDLLTKWFNISPLAVNISTAEFSLLPATPKASENVEVLRGEGILRLLLQPWESREVAVVFTPSEHKPTTTILVIRNNLTVFDMVAVKGHGAKELLRVGGKLPGPGASLRFNVPQSTLMECRDGLRHNKPLFAIRKTFKVENAGELPLTVVSMNVNGYKCQGFGFEVLQCDSFSLEHNTSSEITIAFTPDFTSSWVIRDLVLVTSRGTSFPFTLNVTLPHHMLPLCAQVVPGPSWEESFWVVTLIFTCVSLFGVCLMAFHQAQYILTEFSMPAIRNNHTSTLSRDNGPVNNITPNGVNKTKGSCKSYVDTCHTSDKGKGRGSPALSNSPAQRPQSSKKGSSGTTSQPQKKHKVSLYYSNYKPSAATAAAPDDDHEDLLPEPPLTPDSDICNNNRPAFMDSETVDKKVDFKAPIEDKVPAAVMFPMEMPAGFPENVRLSPGPRPGLLVCKPVEMSHIARYEPTVVHCEQRASAEIELREDGKVLKKKSANADTASSNNNNNKGKRSRRKTESVSSAPEQKVQALPEREREPDWNTAGRNLPMSRNRNRCCNAPTSETPKPGQCADNSARQNAGPCPARSRRKCATDRRGGAMCESGSDSGSSSGSVRASRGSWGSWSSASSMEGDKEGRHACTTSARKRDSVQHSIYTAERDSCQAVNANYKVLSAYRKDQCQSPDPAAFSFAPSFAAVAAGVERNADLTGYYLPEETWSAPSVPLTNEFRYNTPEVLPFIPQPTSPRSYNGFAWRSANSPYTYCEEGNYIGPAGNAPFSGGFTQQEVQNVPGSQASWSEQHPQESPSTWDSAACVGTKPYFSGTRSLSPMSSLFGSIWTPQSSPYHPSHYQHERSAPMSPVTPPHSPLGREAEATCGGGAGIQYSSFNPFGPHMNLDIWNSSSNRSSNSQLSNDSGYCGDV, from the exons CTCCTCTCTATATAACATGGAGAATGGGAGGCCGTTGCATTTTCAGCCTGCAGCGTTAGAGTTCGGAAATCA GCTGCTGGGGCTGCCGAGAGCTGAaaccatatatatacacaaccccAGCCCGGAAGTTCCTGTGACGCTACTGTCAATGTTTACATCCAGCAGGCACTTTCACATACCATCCTATCACAGAAGG GTGATCCCACCCAGAGCGAAAACATCTTTTAAACTAATTTTCCTCCCATCCGAGGAGGGCAACGTAGAAAACACGTTATTTATAAACACGTCAGCTCACGGGCTGCTTTCATATCAG GTCTTTGGTGTGGGAGTTCACCAGGGCTCATTAAAGTCTGTCCAAAGAAAGGACAGCCTGCTAATATTCCCTCACATCCAGAGCATTAAGTTGACCCAAACTCAG GAAGATGTGTCCAACATCACCATACTGGGTCTACTCCTGGAGTGCAGCCTACCGAAGAGTTTTTTCATCAATCATCAG GGGTCCTGCCTCCAGAGTGACGAGCGCCTCAGCCTGCAGATTAATCTGTCGGCTCGTGGTGACCAGCCTGCTGACCTGGACAAGCTCAAGCCTTACGTCATTGAGCACATCTTGCTGCTGCTGGTGGTCCCTGCTGCTGGACAGGCTGCATTAG AACCAAAAATAGGAGTTCATATGCAAAATTCCGGAAGCAAAAGACTCTACGTTAAG GACATGCAGGTTCTATCCAAAATGGATGCCAATCTGCAATTTAACAGAGTTCTTCTGAGATCGGAAGCAAAGAACTTCACAGAAGTGGCGACCCTCACTTGCAGAG GTTCAATGCCAGGTCAAGGAAGCAAGTGTGTCAGTCATATCAGTTTAAGAGTCTTGGGGAACCAGACAACCCACAACTTTGCTGGATTACATATCACGCACCG GTGGAGCACGGAGGACCTGTCCAGCCTTTTCCAAGTGAAACAGAAAACGACAGAGCAGGTGGAACTGTGGCTGACAAACCCCTTCGTTTTGCCGCTCACGGTGACGGGTGCAAGCCTTTCACAGAAGCTGCATGGCGTTATGAAG GTGGTGAACTTCCACAGCCCGCTGACCGTTCCCCAGGGCTGCTGGCATATTCTGTCCCTCAAACTGTTCAACCGAATGCTGCCCACCAGTCCCTCATTCACGCTCAGTTTATACACCAAGCTGGGCGCCGCCATGCACATTCCTCTTTACTTCCACGCCACTCCTGCCAag CAGGGAGATTTGGTGTTTGAGTCGGAAAGGGAGTGTCTGCGTCCTTGTCCGGTCAAGTTGTCCGAAACAG GTCGCTCAGAGTGGCAGCGCACGCTCCTGCCAGACTTCTCTCGTTCATCCTGGGCGGTGGACAACAAGCTGGTGGCGGAGCTCTGCTCTCGGTGGCAGAACCACGATGACAAACTACCTTGCAG ATGGCCCAGACTCACTGTGGAGACGTCGTCCCCCCTTGATTTTGGTGCTACGCCCATCAACGAAAGCAAG ATAAAAACGTTTCTGCTGAAGAACCCTTCTTCCTCTGTGGTTTCTGTGGAGATCCAGATTCTCTCCCTGTATCCCTCCCCACTGGGGGCGCTGGACCTTCTCACCAAATG GTTTAATATCAGCCCCCTCGCGGTCAATATCAGCACTGCAGAGTTCTCCCTGTTACCTGCGACCCCCAAG GCGAGTGAGAACGTGGAGGTCCTGAGAGGGGAGGGGATCCTGCGTCTGCTGCTGCAGCCGTGGGAGTCCCGAGAGGTCGCCGTTGTTTTTACTCCCTCTGAACACAAACCCACCACCACCATCCTGGTCATCAG gAACAATCTGACCGTGTTCGACATGGTGGCGGTGAAGGGTCACGGGGCCAAAGAGCTTCTCAGAGTCGGGGGCAAACTACCCGGGCCGGGGGCCTCCTTGCGCTTCAACGTCCCTCAGTCCACCTTGATGGAGTGTCGAGACG GCCTGCGCCACAACAAGCCGCTCTTCGCCATCCGCAAGACGTTCAAGGTGGAGAACGCCGGAGAGCTGCCGCTAACCGTCGTGTCCATGAACGTCAACGGTTACAAGTGTCAGGGCTTTGGCTTTGAGGTGCTGCAGTGTGACTCCTTCAGCCTGGAGCACAACACCTCGTCTGAGATCACCATAGC GTTCACTCCCGACTTCACCTCCTCCTGGGTCATCCGGGACCTTGTCCTGGTGACGTCGCGCGGCACCTCCTTCCCGTTCACCCTCAATGTGACGCTGCCGCACCACATGTTGCCCCTGTGCGCTCAGGTGGTCCCTGGCCCCAGCTGGGAGGAGTCCTTCTGGGTGGTCACGCTCATCTTCACCTG CGTGTCTTTGTTTGGTGTATGTCTGATGGCCTTCCATCAAGCCCAGTACATCCTTACCGAGTTCTCCATGCCTGCTATAAGAAACAACCACACCTCCACGCTGTCCCGGGACAACGGCCCCGTTAATAACATCACACCCAATGGCGTAAA TAAAACCAAGGGTAGTTGTAAGAGCTACGTGGACACCTGCCACACCTCTGACAAAGGTAAGGGGCGTGGCTCCCCGGCTTTGTCCAACAGCCCCGCCCAGCGTCCTCAGTCCTCCAAGAAGGGCTCTTCCGGCACCACCTCCCAGCCCCAAAAGAAGCACAAGGTTTCGCTGTATTACAGCAACTACAAGCCCAGCGCAGCCACGGCAGCGGCACCGGACGACGACCACGAGGACCTGTTGCCGGAGCCACCCCTGACCCCAGACTCCGACATCTGCAACAACAACAGACCAGCGTTCATGGACAGCGAGACAGTGGATAAAAAAGTGGACTTTAAAGCACCCATAGAGGATAAAGTGCCAGCAGCTGTTATGTTTCCCATGGAAATGCCTGCTGGTTTTCCCGAAAACGTCCGGCTCAGTCCAGGACCTCGACCAGGCCTGCTGGTGTGCAAACCTGTGGAGATGAGTCACATCGCGCGCTACGAGCCCACCGTTGTCCACTGTGAACAACGGGCCAGCGCCGAAATAGAG TTAAGGGAAGATGGCAAAGTCCTGAAAAAGAAATCAGCAAATGCCGATACAGcaagtagtaataataacaataataagggaAAGAGGAGTCGCAGGAAGACTGAAAGTGTCTCAAG CGCTCCTGAACAAAAAGTTCAAGCGCTTCCAGAAAGAGAGCGAGAACCCGACTGGAACACGGCGGGCCGTAACCTGCCGATGTCCCGCAACAGGAACCGCTGCTGCAACGCCCCCACGTCTGAGACGCCAAAGCCCGGACAGTGTGCCGACAACTCTGCCAGACAAAATG CAGGCCCCTGTCCCGCCCGCAGTCGCCGAAAGTGCGCCACCGACCGGCGCGGCGGCGCAATGTGCGAGTCGGGCTCGGACTCGGGCAGCTCCTCGGGCAGCGTGAGGGCCAGCAGGGGGAGCTGGGGCAGCTGGAGCAGTGCCAGCAGCATGGAGGGAGACAAAGAGGGCAGACACGCCTGCACTACCTCAGCTAGAAAAA GGGACTCAGTGCAGCACAGCATCTACACAGCAGAGCGAGACTCCTGCCAGGCTGTTAACGCCAACTACAAAGTCCTCAG TGCTTACCGCAAAGATCAGTGCCAAAGTCCAGATCCCGCAGCATTCAGCTTCGCTCCGAGCTTCGCCGCCGTCGCCGCAGGAGTGGAGCGGAACGCGG ACCTGACAGGTTACTACCTGCCTGAGGAGACGTGGTCGGCCCCCTCTGTGCCGCTCACCAATGAGTTCAGATACAACACCCCTGAAGTGCTGCCCTTCATCCCTCAGCCGACGTCGCCCAGGTCGTACAACGG GTTTGCATGGAGAAGTGCCAACAGTCCTTACACGTACTGCGAGGAAGGAAACTACATCG GTCCTGCAGGAAACGCACCTTTCTCGGGAGGTTTCACCCAGCAGGAGGTCCAAAACGTCCCCGGCAGTCAGGCCAGCTGGAGCGAGCAGCATCCCCAAGAGTCGCCTTCCACTTGGGACTCTGCGGCCTGTGTTGGCACCAAG CCGTACTTCTCAGGCACCCGCAGCCTGTCGCCCATGTCCAGCCTCTTTGGCTCCATCTGGACGCCGCAGAGCTCCCCGTACCACCCCAGCCACTACCAGCACGAGCGCTCAGCCCCCATGTCGCCCGTCACGCCGCCTCACTCCCCACTAGGGCGAGAGGCGGAGGCGACGTGCGGCGGGGGCGCCGGCATCCAGTACTCCAGCTTCAATCCGTTCGGCCCTCACATGAACTTGGACATTTGGAACTCCTCCTCCAACCGCAGCTCCAACTCGCAGCTCTCCAACGACTCGGGCTACTGCGGCGACGTTTGA